In one Amia ocellicauda isolate fAmiCal2 chromosome 2, fAmiCal2.hap1, whole genome shotgun sequence genomic region, the following are encoded:
- the esco1 gene encoding N-acetyltransferase ESCO1 yields MDTGCFLKVPQRQLKRMPTQKRTSASLESQAKKRKVEQKAVATQPKRNPLRTLVCPRAKKKPPALQKDTKKLATALSSRKPVRQSSRVKINQQSAAENELKPTEETGEEGKSSRTRMKTNPKSDAQKKKNSAGVKSSSSRSLQRACQSRPVQSANSSLRRARDILLKKSKGKASASRLRGRNQVSGRKASRKSSKSSGKKEVKSEGMTKKADAPPRPEGNKRESLRLSVEDTPVRTLRNREGKAASSDRGPAQKRNRLDTGSPIDLKKKKKDCSVPKENAKRRISRKNDNKGKGLQNSPGSKVSEEDGKVAFKKVALSTKQSLSKTQDGKNAPRQNCKATVDVSKETSPGTKGKKNMSRETKRTGLKKASPPLVALLKVIKESNLYKTSSTAKGDACIADAQGLNRCCTDPNILEKLKMDADESSETASHEGKTSSKTLATEAAVGSDTTDTNSDDKKQNISVPGKNTDSSVLQVVENKSCLKTKVLQGAAERDSCSSDQLNDEGQADKGSLPVQSQEDSLSKAGLPNIGKQISKKTKAKQAPPKRQEMNPQAKTKARLAALAEEKAAASKRAARQLNLLALCEEIADDIASDTVEVKKEEEGAVSEQSKLETAGVEPKEESEAVGDSPVLEAACPSVPPANTPQEEPKRRFFLSQIAVPLKSNERKKPSRFQRLRQTEIQREHLSWTRVKQLKTEQAAQRTVLSSEPVPKASVLPTPPALSLPATATTPKEAQTENKPQPAVTVPLSNGGVGSSVKLVEYKIYKPRVKYSADDFELDGMEEEPKTAPGKIADTALSVASLKKEAASQGSVLSVDSRPAASPHSRGLPPVVQDKLQDGHDSDVAEHKLPAKTDLANVTSSETCKALLSSQSSGIRSESPLSDARLHKEIKKLKEAEKDGTQQTVIDAGQKRFGAVTCAVCGMLYSAANPEDESQHLLFHNQFISAVRYVGWKKERILGEYPDGKIILVLPDDPKYALKKVEEIREMVDNDLGFQQVDTRCPSQTKTFLFISNDKKVTGCLIAEHIQEGFRVIEEQGPEGSEREKLMFERQRAWCCSTTPEPALCGISRIWVFSMMRRKGIASRMIDCLRSTFIYGSYLSKEEIAFSDPTPDGKLFATHYFGTSQFLVYNFVSGSRSPQPKATVDD; encoded by the exons ATGGACACTGGATGTTTCCTGAAGGTCCCGCAGAGACAACTGAAAAG GATGCCAACTCAGAAAAGAACATCAGCTTCACTGGAGTCTCAGGCCAAGAAGAGAAAAGTAGAGCAGAAGGCAGTGGCTACACAGCCCAAGAGAAATCCGCTAAGAACTCTTGTCTGTCCTCGTGCCAAGAAAAAGCCACCCGCTTTGCAGAAAGATACAAAGAAACTCGCGACAGCACTTAGTAGCAGGAAGCCTGTACGACAGTCCTCTAGGGTTAAGATTAACCAGCAATCTGCTGCAGAGAACGAGCTAAAACCTACGGAAGAGACGGGTGAGGAAGGGAAAAGTTCGAGGACTAGGATGAAAACGAACCCTAAATCTGACGCTCAGAAGAAAAAGAACTCTGCAGGTGTAAAGTCATCATCGAGCAGGTCTTTGCAGAGAGCGTGCCAGTCGCGGCCAGTGCAAAGTGCAAACAGCTCTTTAAGAAGAGCACGAGACATTCTGCTCAAGAAGTCAAAAGGCAAGGCTTCGGCATCTAGATTAAGAGGCCGGAATCAGGTGTCGGGGAGAAAGGCCTCCAGGAAGTCCAGCAAGTCCTCTGGCAAAAAGGAAGTAAAGTCGGAAGGAATGACAAAAAAAGCAGATGCCCCCCCAAGACCGGAAGGTAATAAAAGGGAATCTTTGAGACTGAGCGTCGAGGATACGCCTGTAAGGACTCTGCGCAATCGAGAGGGAAAAGCGGCTTCGTCTgaccggggaccagcacagaaAAGAAACCGATTGGACACAGGTTCTCCCATTGatctgaagaagaagaagaaagattgTTCTGTGCCTAAGGAAAATGCAAAACGGCGGATTTCTagaaaaaatgacaacaaaggCAAAGGACTTCAGAATTCCCCGGGCTCTAAAGTCTCAGAAGAGGATGGCAAGGTGGCCTTCAAGAAGGTTGCGCTCTCCACAAAGCAAAGCCTAAGTAAAACTCAAGATGGGAAGAATGCTCCGAGACAAAACTGCAAAGCAACTGTGGATGTGTCTAAGGAAACATCACCTGGCACGAAAGGGAAAAAGAATATGAGCAGGGAAACCAAACGGACCGGTCTGAAAAAGGCCTCCCCTCCGTTGGTGGCACTTCTGAAAGTTATTAAGGAATCAAATCTATACAAGACCTCATCTACTGCGAAAGGTGATGCATGTATAGCAGACGCACAGGGCCTGAACAGATGTTGCACTGATCCAAATATTTTAGAGAAGCTTAAAATGGATGCAGATGAATCCAGTGAAACTGCAAGCCATGAAGGTAAAACGAGCTCCAAGACGCTAGCAACTGAAGCGGCTGTGGGCTCTGATACTACAGACACGAACAGTGATGATAAGAAACAGAATATTTCAGTTCCTGGAAAGAATACAGACTCATCTGTGTTACAGGTGGTCGAAAATAAGAGTTGCCTTAAAACAAAAGTGTTGCAAGGAGCAGCTGAGAGAGACTCTTGTTCTTCAGATCAGCTGAATGATGAGGGGCAGGCAGATAAAGGCTCCTTGCCTGTACAGTCTCAGGAAGATTCCTTGAGTAAAGCTGGGCTGCCTAATATAGGGAAACAGATCTCAAAGAAAACCAAAGCCAAACAAGCTCCTCCAAAAAGGCAGGAAATGAACCCTCAAGCTAAGACGAAGGCACGGCTTGCAGCACTCGCCGAGGAGAAGGCTGCGGCATCGAAGAGGGCTGCCAGGCAGTTGAATTTACTGGCTTTGTGTGAGGAGATAGCTGACGATATTGCCTCGGACACAGTGGAGGTGAAGAAAGAGGAGGAAGGCGCCGTGTCGGAGCAAAGCAAGCTAGAGACCGCGGGGGTAGAGCCCAAGGAGGAGTCCGAGGCTGTTGGTGACAGTCCGGTCTTGGAGGCAGCCTGTCCATCTGTGCCCCCGGCTAATACTCCGCAGGAGGAACCGAAGAGgcgcttcttcttgagccaaaTCGCAGTGCCTTTGAAAAGCAACGAGAGAAAGAAGCCTTCCCGGTTCCAGAGACTGCGGCAGACTGAAATTCAGCGGGAGCATCTGAGCTGGACTCgagtgaagcagctgaaaaCGGAGCAAGCCGCGCAGAGGACCGTCCTGAGCAGTGAGCCTGTACCAAAGGCAAGTGTGCTGCCCACTCCGCCCGCCCTCTCTCTGCCTGCCACTGCCACCACGCCGAAGGAGGCACAAACGGAAAACAAGCCACAGCCCGCTGTCACAGTGCCACTGTCTAACGGTGGAGTGGGCAGCAGCGTTAAGTTGGTGGAGTACAAAATTTACAAACCACGAGTTAAATATTCAGCGGATGACTTTGAACTTGATGGAATGGAAGAGGAGCCTAAAACAGCACCTGGAAAAATCGCAGACACAGCACTTAGTGTGGCAAGTTTAAAAAAAGAG gCTGCATCACAGGGCTCTGTGCTCTCGGTGGATTCCAGACCAGCTGCCTCCCCTCACAGCAGGGGACTCCCTCCAGTGGTGCAAGACAAGCTGCAAGACGGCCATGATTCTGATG TGGCAGAACACAAGCTTCCAGCCAAGACCGACCTCGCCAATGTGACTTCCTCTGAAAC CTGCAAGGCATTGCTGTCCAGCCAGTCGTCTGGAATAAGAAGTGAAAGCCCACTGTCTGATGCCAGGTTGCACAAAGAAATTAAGAAGTTAAAGGAAGCAGAGAAGGATGGTACTCAGCAAACTGTAATA GACGCCGGGCAGAAGCGCTTTGGGGCCGTCACGTGTGCAGTGTGTGGAATGTTGTACTCGGCAGCCAACCCGGAGGATGAGTCCCAGCACCTGCTGTTCCACAACCAGTTCATCAGTGCCGTGAGATATGTG GGGTGGAAAAAAGAGAGAATTTTGGGAGAGTATCCAGATGGTAAAATAATTCTGGTTCTTCCAGATGACCCAAAGTATGCCCTGAAAAAG GTGGAAGAGATCCGGGAGATGGTGGACAATGACCTGGGCTTCCAGCAGGTTGATACCCGGTGTCCCTCCCAGACCAAGACCTTCCTGTTCATCTCCAATGACAAGAAGGTCACTGGGTGCCTTATAGCGGAGCACATCCAGGAG GGCTTCAGGGTGATCGAGGAGCAGGGGCCCGAGGGCTCGGAGCGGGAGAAGCTGATGTTCGAGCGGCAGAGGGCCTGGTGCtgctccaccacccccgagccCGCACTGTGTGGCATCAGCCGCATCTGGGTGTTCAGCATGATGAGGCGGAAGGGCATTGCCTCCAGGATGATCGACTGCTTGAG GAGCACCTTTATCTACGGGTCTTACTTAAGCAAAGAGGAAATTGCGTTCTCCGACCCCACGCCTGACGGGAAGCTCTTCGCCACACATTACTTCGGGACTTCCCAGTTCCTGGTCTACAACTTCGTCAGTGGGAGTCGCTCTCCGCAGCCCAAAGCTACCGTTGACGATTAG
- the abhd3 gene encoding phospholipase ABHD3, with protein sequence MNTLEFNFNVLTRDLSLYWENQVKVGLFGSGVGLSLVLGFSAAYAYYYLSSVAKKPQLVSGGKTFHQFLKEQCPVLSETYYPTFWCWEGRIQTLIRPFITAKPWVEYRNELLGMADGGQISLDWFDNDDSVCYPDTTTRPTILLLPGLTGTSMESYILHMVQQSQDLGYRCVVFNNRGVSNERLLTPRTYCAANTEDLEAVIDHIHSTIAGAPLMAAGVSMGGMMLTNYLGRKGRETCLRAAAVFSAGWDVFECTASLEKTLNRFLFNSYLTSCLQASVNRHRQILEKLFDIDHIMKAKTIREFDERFTSIMFGYPTNDEYYRDASPCHKLKSVQIPMLCLNAADDVFSPSHAIPVEAVKQNPNLALLVTSHGGHIGFLEGLWPRQSTYMDRVFRQFAKGVFEHGRKLEDL encoded by the exons ATGAACACACTGGAGTTCAATTTCAACGTGTTGACGAGGGATCTGTCGCTTTATTGGGAGAATCAAGTGAAAGTTGGTCTGTTTGGCTCCGGAGTGGGACTGTCACTGGTGCTGGGTTTCAGCGCGGCGTATGCATATTACTACTTGAGCTCTGTGGCAAAG AAACCTCAGCTGGTTTCCGGGGGAAAGACGTTCCACCAGTTTCTTAAGGAGCAATGTCCGGTGCTTTCAGAAACATATTACCCCACTTTCTGGTGCTGGGAAGGACGGATCCAGACACTGATCAGACCATTCATTACTGCCAAGCCCTGGGTGGAGTACAGAAA TGAGCTCCTTGGGATGGCAGACGGAGGACAGATTTCCCTGGATTGGTTTGATAATGATGACAGCGTGTGTTACCCTGACACCACCACTCGGCCCACAATCCTCCTGCTCCCCGGACTCACAGGGACCAGCATGGAGTCCTACATCCTCCATATGGTCCAGCAGAGCCAGGATCTGGGCTACAG atgTGTTGTGTTTAACAACAGAGGAGTGTCCAATGAGAGACTTTTG ACTCCAAGGACGTACTGCGCTGCCAACACAGAGGACCTGGAGGCTGTCATCGATCACATCCATAGCACCATCGCTGGAGCTCCTCTGATGGCCGCCGGTGTCTCAATGGGGGG GATGATGCTGACTAACTACCTAGGGCGGAAAGGTCGGGAGACTTGCCTGCGAGCCGCTGCGGTCTTCTCCGCAGGATGGGATGTGTTTGAGTGCACCGCCTCGCTGGAAAAAACTCTGAACCGCTTTCTCTTCAACTCGTATTTAACCAGCTGCTTGCAGGCTTCTGTCAACAG ACACAGGCAAATTCTTGAGAAGCTTTTTGATATCGACCATATAATGAAG GCAAAAACTATAAGGGAGTTTGATGAGCGGTTTACTTCCATCATGTTTGGATACCCGACCAATGATGAGTATTACAGAGATGCCAGCCCCTGTCACAAGCTGAAGTCAGTGCAGATCCCTATGCTCTGCTTAAATGCAGCTGATGATGTCTTCTCACCAAGCCATG CTATTCCTGTGGAAGCTGTGAAACAGAACCCCAACCTAGCCCTCCTGGTAACTTCCCATGGGGGCCACATTGGGTTCTTGGAGGGACTGTGGCCACGGCAGAGCACCTACATGGATCGGGTCTTCAGGCAGTTCGCTAAGGGTGTCTTTGAGCACGGAAGAAAGCTTGAGGATCTCTAA